A genome region from bacterium SCSIO 12844 includes the following:
- a CDS encoding MFS transporter — protein MQDTEDNINIKHCIIFGFPAFLVTFDLIAVGMLLQNFADYFDQPVDIIQLVFSIYSFTMAVFFIPVGMLCDRINPKYILFAGILLFGITSLGIAITSSLLIMVILRAFMGLSVCFKFVSSLSLVHNLYHGRAKVKMLAYWAAIAAFGAVVSPIITAFIVKYINWQFIFIINIPVSLIIAYLVFIYLNKIEQTNHTKLYLITIVRFSLFILWIGLLILLLILMARFWHSQFYHILISIFALLTAIEVIDTIKNRIRIQQYIPFSLFTGCFLSGYNYTIMSTWLISASIWLNIVTKHNLPLIGLSLMSFTTMCVIAPIIVATWLKHKNAESIAFVGVCLNLIGYLLFGLFSTLDVPFYTYCISFSFLGFGCGLIGPFANVLALRNIPIKQAGKASGILASYRWLWAALGSAIASILWVHSNHTLYWIIIIIIVYSIITSIILLTNSILQKKSNI, from the coding sequence ATGCAAGATACAGAAGATAATATTAATATAAAACACTGTATTATTTTTGGTTTTCCTGCATTTTTGGTAACTTTTGATTTAATTGCAGTTGGCATGTTATTACAAAATTTTGCTGACTATTTTGATCAACCTGTTGATATTATACAATTAGTATTTTCGATCTATTCATTTACTATGGCGGTTTTTTTTATTCCTGTTGGAATGCTATGTGACCGAATTAATCCAAAATATATTCTTTTTGCTGGCATCCTTTTATTTGGTATAACTTCCTTAGGCATTGCTATCACATCAAGCTTACTAATTATGGTCATTCTTAGGGCTTTTATGGGATTAAGTGTCTGTTTCAAATTTGTTAGCAGTTTATCTTTAGTACACAACTTATATCATGGGCGTGCTAAAGTTAAAATGCTAGCCTATTGGGCAGCAATTGCAGCTTTTGGTGCTGTCGTTTCACCTATTATTACCGCATTTATTGTTAAATATATCAATTGGCAATTTATTTTTATAATTAACATTCCAGTATCATTGATTATTGCTTATTTAGTGTTTATATATTTAAATAAAATCGAACAAACCAACCATACGAAGCTATACCTAATAACCATAGTCAGATTTAGTTTATTTATTCTATGGATAGGATTATTAATCTTATTACTAATTTTAATGGCACGGTTTTGGCATAGCCAATTCTACCATATACTAATTAGCATTTTTGCATTATTAACCGCTATAGAAGTCATAGATACAATAAAAAATAGAATACGTATTCAACAATACATTCCTTTTTCATTATTTACAGGCTGCTTTTTAAGTGGTTATAACTACACCATTATGTCTACTTGGCTTATTTCTGCATCAATATGGCTTAATATTGTCACTAAACATAATCTACCTCTCATTGGACTAAGCTTAATGAGTTTCACTACTATGTGTGTTATTGCTCCAATTATTGTCGCAACTTGGTTAAAACATAAAAATGCCGAAAGCATTGCTTTTGTCGGTGTTTGTCTTAATTTAATTGGTTATCTCTTATTTGGCCTATTTTCAACATTGGATGTGCCTTTTTATACTTATTGCATTAGCTTTAGTTTTTTAGGATTTGGCTGCGGCCTTATTGGTCCATTTGCTAATGTACTAGCGCTTAGAAATATCCCTATAAAACAGGCAGGAAAAGCTTCTGGAATTTTAGCTTCATATCGATGGCTGTGGGCAGCGCTTGGTTCAGCAATTGCATCAATTTTATGGGTACATAGTAACCATACACTGTATTGGATAATTATAATTATTATTGTTTATTCTATTATTACATCAATTATATTACTTACAAACTCAATACTTCAAAAAAAGTCTAACATCTAA
- the dnaK gene encoding molecular chaperone DnaK has translation MGKIIGIDLGTTNSCVAVMDGKTPRVLENAEGHRTTPSIVAYTESGEILVGQPAKRQAVTNAANTVYAVKRLIGRRFDEKVVQDDIVKKVPYQVIAADNGDAWVEVMSKKLAPPQVSAEILRKMKKTAEDFLGEEVKEAVITVPAYFNDAQRQATKDAGKIAGLDVKRIINEPTAAALAYGMDKKKGDQTIAVYDLGGGTFDISIIEIANVDGDSQIEVLATNGDTFLGGEDFDVALMNYLIDEFQKEQGIDLHNDPLAIQRLREAAEKAKIELSSTQQTDVNLPYITADASGPKHLNIKVTRAKFESLVESLIKRTLEPCKKALSDAGLSVSDISDVILVGGQTRMPKVQDTVKDLFGKEPRRDVNPDEAVALGAAIQGGVLAGDVKDVLLLDVNPLSLGIETLGGVMTKLIERNTTIPTRKTQVFSTAEDNQSAVTIHVLQGEREMASASKSLGRFDLTGIPPAPRGMPQIEVTFDIDANGILNVSAKDKASGKEQSIVIRASSGLSDEEVDKMVKDAEANAESDRKFHELTQARNQADALVHSTKKSIEELGDKVPQEDKTKIEAAAKELEEAIKGDDKDAIEAKSKALTDASATLMTLMQQQAAEAQQQAQSGQATDEPAASENTKSDEQSKNDDVVDAEFEEVKDDK, from the coding sequence ATGGGTAAAATTATTGGAATCGATTTGGGGACTACTAATTCCTGTGTTGCTGTGATGGATGGTAAAACACCTCGTGTTTTAGAAAATGCAGAAGGGCATCGTACAACACCTTCAATTGTTGCTTATACTGAAAGTGGCGAAATTTTAGTTGGCCAGCCTGCAAAACGCCAAGCTGTAACCAATGCAGCAAATACAGTTTATGCAGTTAAACGTTTAATTGGACGTCGCTTTGATGAAAAAGTGGTTCAAGACGATATTGTTAAAAAAGTACCTTATCAAGTAATTGCAGCAGATAATGGTGATGCTTGGGTTGAAGTAATGAGTAAAAAGTTAGCGCCACCGCAAGTTTCTGCTGAAATATTACGTAAAATGAAAAAAACAGCTGAAGACTTTTTAGGTGAAGAAGTTAAAGAAGCAGTTATTACAGTGCCAGCTTACTTTAACGATGCACAGCGTCAAGCAACTAAAGATGCAGGTAAGATTGCAGGTCTTGATGTTAAGCGTATTATTAATGAGCCAACTGCAGCTGCATTAGCTTATGGTATGGATAAGAAAAAAGGTGATCAAACAATTGCTGTTTATGACCTAGGTGGTGGTACATTTGATATTTCTATTATTGAAATTGCTAATGTTGATGGAGATAGTCAAATTGAAGTATTAGCAACTAATGGTGATACTTTCTTAGGTGGTGAAGACTTTGACGTTGCGTTAATGAATTACTTAATTGATGAGTTCCAAAAAGAGCAAGGCATTGATTTACACAATGACCCACTGGCAATTCAACGTTTACGTGAAGCAGCTGAAAAAGCAAAAATTGAGTTATCATCGACACAACAGACAGATGTAAACTTACCATATATTACAGCAGATGCTTCAGGGCCTAAGCATTTAAATATTAAAGTAACACGTGCAAAATTTGAGTCATTAGTTGAAAGCTTGATTAAGCGTACATTAGAGCCATGCAAAAAAGCATTAAGTGATGCAGGACTTTCAGTATCAGATATTTCTGATGTGATTTTAGTTGGTGGTCAAACTCGTATGCCTAAGGTTCAAGATACAGTAAAAGATCTATTTGGTAAAGAGCCTCGCCGTGATGTTAACCCTGATGAAGCGGTTGCATTAGGTGCTGCCATCCAAGGTGGTGTCTTAGCTGGTGATGTAAAAGATGTCTTATTGCTTGATGTGAATCCATTATCACTTGGTATTGAAACATTAGGTGGTGTGATGACTAAGTTGATTGAACGTAATACAACGATTCCAACACGTAAAACACAAGTGTTTTCAACAGCAGAAGATAATCAAAGTGCAGTGACTATTCATGTTCTTCAAGGTGAACGTGAAATGGCATCAGCAAGTAAGTCACTAGGGCGTTTTGATTTAACAGGTATTCCGCCTGCACCACGTGGTATGCCACAGATTGAAGTAACATTTGATATTGATGCTAATGGTATTTTAAATGTATCTGCAAAAGATAAAGCTTCAGGTAAAGAGCAATCTATTGTTATTCGTGCCTCTAGCGGTTTATCTGATGAAGAAGTGGATAAAATGGTTAAAGATGCTGAAGCAAATGCAGAAAGTGATCGTAAGTTCCATGAGCTAACTCAGGCCCGTAACCAGGCAGATGCATTGGTTCATAGCACAAAGAAATCAATAGAAGAGTTAGGTGATAAAGTACCACAAGAAGATAAAACTAAAATTGAAGCTGCAGCTAAAGAATTAGAAGAAGCAATTAAAGGTGATGATAAAGATGCAATTGAAGCAAAATCTAAAGCTTTAACCGATGCTTCAGCAACATTGATGACATTAATGCAACAACAAGCAGCTGAAGCACAACAGCAAGCACAAAGTGGTCAAGCTACTGATGAACCCGCTGCTTCAGAAAATACCAAATCTGATGAGCAGTCTAAAAATGATGATGTTGTTGATGCTGAATTTGAAGAAGTTAAGGATGATAAATAA
- a CDS encoding ATP-binding cassette domain-containing protein yields the protein MLNISKLSVSVDSKKILNNISLEINQGETLAIIGPNGAGKSSLLKAILSLYEVDGKIEFNNLDLSKLSFLKRAKLIAYLAQSTTMSLNFQSHEVIRLGLYPYRHLLSSQVIGKKVNDIMKLTDVLHLKDQDYFSLSGGEKQRVQLARVLLQLNLIDDNEPKLLLLDEHVSHLDIAYQHSILSLIENLTKAKNLTVIMVLHDMNLVLKYANKVAVINHGELYSVGNTEDVITEKMINDVYQMKFVLLPQYNQGLIMP from the coding sequence ATGCTAAATATTTCAAAGCTTTCAGTTTCCGTAGATTCAAAAAAAATCCTAAATAATATTTCTTTAGAGATAAATCAAGGTGAGACTTTAGCGATTATAGGGCCTAATGGCGCTGGTAAATCATCCTTGTTAAAAGCAATATTATCATTATATGAAGTTGATGGTAAAATAGAATTTAACAATCTGGATTTATCAAAGTTATCTTTTTTAAAACGAGCTAAGCTCATTGCTTATTTAGCACAAAGTACAACGATGTCACTTAACTTTCAGTCACATGAAGTTATTCGTTTAGGTCTTTATCCTTATCGTCATTTATTATCAAGTCAAGTGATTGGTAAAAAAGTGAATGATATTATGAAATTGACAGATGTATTACATTTAAAGGATCAAGATTATTTTTCATTATCTGGAGGTGAAAAGCAGCGAGTACAATTAGCTCGTGTTTTATTACAATTAAACTTAATAGATGATAACGAACCAAAACTATTATTATTAGATGAGCATGTTAGTCATTTAGATATAGCATACCAACATTCAATTTTATCTTTAATAGAAAACCTTACAAAAGCGAAAAACTTAACTGTGATTATGGTGTTACATGATATGAACTTGGTATTGAAATATGCAAATAAAGTAGCAGTTATTAATCATGGAGAACTTTATAGTGTAGGAAATACAGAAGATGTGATCACCGAAAAAATGATTAATGATGTATATCAGATGAAATTTGTTCTCTTGCCTCAATATAATCAAGGTCTAATTATGCCTTGA
- a CDS encoding HlyD family type I secretion periplasmic adaptor subunit, whose amino-acid sequence MTKKSLKQLVEKQVTEQRQIWYLPKHIILEEFQSRKYLVLTTFCICSLILALLIWASLAKVDEKSVTQGELIPIGRVKIVQHLEGGIIENILAENDTSVEKGQPIVQLSLTAYEAELKQLKSKQTSLSIDARRLQAYINKEESLEGKSHIHNIDEIALLNQENQLLSIQNEARKDQLSILQAQVNVQQEEIVKLSEQIKSTDENLELLNQEVAMYEELAADGYVSKREYLQALRTRNTGNSELASLKQQLKQAKQKLVEIMQSKESAETNLHQEASSQLDDIRSELNEVVYKIERLQDKVERTTVRAPISGVVKGLEVTIGQVIPQGGEVFTIVPEDQMLQAEIKIQPKDIGHVHINDHVIVKIMAYDYARYGSITGTLAAISATSFKDQKGNAYYKGIVALDTQSVNHISNKLKPGMTLEADVITDQKTVLEYLLKPIHTTLESSFYER is encoded by the coding sequence ATGACAAAGAAAAGTTTAAAACAATTAGTTGAAAAACAAGTCACTGAGCAAAGACAAATCTGGTATTTACCCAAACATATTATCCTTGAAGAGTTTCAATCAAGAAAATATCTTGTATTAACAACTTTTTGTATTTGCAGTTTAATTCTTGCATTATTGATCTGGGCTTCTCTTGCTAAAGTAGATGAAAAATCAGTAACACAAGGTGAATTAATCCCTATAGGCCGTGTTAAGATTGTTCAGCATTTAGAAGGCGGTATTATAGAAAATATTTTAGCTGAAAATGACACTTCTGTTGAAAAAGGCCAACCCATTGTCCAACTAAGCTTAACTGCTTATGAAGCTGAATTAAAACAATTGAAGTCAAAACAAACTTCTCTAAGTATTGATGCAAGGCGCCTACAAGCATATATTAACAAAGAAGAATCACTTGAAGGGAAATCTCACATACATAATATTGATGAAATTGCACTACTAAATCAAGAAAATCAATTACTTTCAATACAAAATGAAGCACGTAAAGATCAGTTATCTATTCTTCAAGCCCAAGTAAATGTCCAACAAGAAGAAATAGTAAAACTATCAGAGCAAATTAAATCAACTGATGAAAATTTAGAACTATTAAATCAAGAAGTAGCCATGTATGAAGAACTTGCAGCTGATGGTTATGTCTCTAAACGTGAATACCTACAAGCACTAAGAACTAGAAATACTGGTAATAGTGAATTGGCCTCATTAAAACAACAACTAAAACAAGCCAAACAAAAACTTGTTGAAATCATGCAATCAAAAGAAAGTGCTGAAACTAATCTTCATCAAGAAGCTTCAAGTCAATTAGATGATATAAGAAGTGAGCTTAATGAAGTTGTTTACAAAATCGAACGCCTACAAGATAAAGTAGAACGTACAACAGTTAGAGCCCCCATATCCGGTGTTGTTAAAGGACTTGAGGTTACAATTGGCCAAGTAATTCCTCAAGGTGGTGAAGTCTTTACTATTGTACCTGAAGATCAAATGCTACAAGCTGAGATTAAAATTCAACCTAAAGATATTGGTCATGTTCATATTAATGATCACGTTATTGTTAAAATCATGGCATATGATTATGCGCGTTATGGTAGTATTACTGGAACATTAGCCGCTATTTCTGCCACAAGTTTTAAAGATCAAAAAGGCAATGCATATTATAAAGGTATTGTTGCTTTAGATACTCAAAGTGTCAATCATATAAGTAATAAGCTCAAACCAGGTATGACACTTGAAGCTGATGTAATTACAGATCAAAAAACCGTATTAGAATATTTATTAAAACCAATTCATACAACATTAGAGTCATCATTTTATGAAAGATAA
- the grpE gene encoding nucleotide exchange factor GrpE codes for MSNHSDSHKKVHDFDVTDLTDDETNETVDEVVDEKPKSETTKLAQKVDELYAQLENSKKKVHEAEDKALRLHAEMENLRRRTQRDVEHAHKFALEKCLRDLIPVVDSMEHACDVKGDDEQVQAMRQGVELTMKMLIDTLAKYGVEQINPEGDLFDPSLHEAMSMQVNDRVEANTVIAVLQKGYRLNDRVIRPARVVVSKRSA; via the coding sequence ATGTCAAACCATTCAGATAGTCATAAAAAAGTGCATGATTTTGATGTCACTGATCTAACAGATGATGAAACCAATGAAACAGTTGATGAAGTAGTTGATGAAAAACCAAAAAGTGAAACGACTAAGTTGGCACAAAAAGTTGATGAGCTTTATGCGCAGCTAGAAAATTCAAAAAAGAAAGTACATGAAGCTGAAGATAAAGCATTAAGATTACATGCTGAAATGGAAAATCTTCGTAGAAGAACACAACGTGATGTTGAACATGCACATAAATTTGCATTAGAGAAGTGTTTAAGAGATTTAATTCCCGTTGTTGATAGTATGGAGCATGCTTGTGATGTTAAAGGTGATGATGAACAAGTTCAAGCAATGCGCCAAGGCGTTGAGTTAACAATGAAAATGTTAATTGATACTTTAGCTAAATATGGTGTTGAACAAATCAACCCAGAAGGTGATTTATTTGACCCGTCATTACATGAGGCGATGTCAATGCAAGTAAATGATCGAGTTGAAGCTAATACAGTTATTGCCGTATTACAAAAAGGATATCGATTAAATGATCGTGTCATTCGACCGGCTCGTGTGGTTGTATCTAAACGATCAGCTTAA
- a CDS encoding peptidase domain-containing ABC transporter: MSYHPAGILDQSTEDVLFSSVFKTDSLFLRTLRPLLESLKWHGTDHQLAQALPHLYPALNLSGLLRVMRLLGFQARTFKATIQYLDPRFAPCLYISDDHQKVYLLKEKMESGWLVYNPIENQEMIIDINETGRIYIFEEIKEEHDISSKSVDANWLSSLLKLFKGLFIQVFVIGLILNMLVLTTPFFVMSVYDLVISTASYYMLIAFAIGAVIAFIGIFTLQIIRAKLLAYIGAKLDLYVGNAIIKRILSLPARYTESGNVGGQLSRIKDFDMVREFFTGQLMVLFLDLPFVIIFIITIAALAGYMVIVPIITLFVFGLFILIMRPIVRRSLVQTANATSQYHQFLLEALTNLRTVKYSAAQKLWLDRFKTLCADRAQVQYKMTNIDNFIITISDAIMILSALGVLTFGAILILTQSITIGGMIASMILVWRIIIPLKSLFVTFAKLDQIKLSFHQINNLMRIPPEKSQSVYFSKLNYLKGRITLHNISLRYPGQPDHALVNISAEIPPGKMLGITGKSGSGKSTLLKAILKLYPLQNGRILLDGRNIEQIDPDELRQTISYIPQKTMLFYGTIEQNLRLVNPVVSDEKIWNTLEDVGLKTEIENLPKGIETPIKDHSQVLSGSFQQRLNIARALLKNSKILLINDASDALDMTNDELFIDLLRKLKNKVTVILISQRPSHLLVTDQVMILDQGKMVAGGKSEDMIKLIIQGLKK; this comes from the coding sequence ATGAGTTATCATCCAGCTGGTATACTTGATCAATCAACAGAAGATGTTTTATTTTCTTCCGTCTTTAAAACTGATAGTCTATTTTTACGCACATTACGGCCATTACTAGAATCGTTAAAATGGCATGGTACAGACCATCAATTAGCTCAAGCCTTACCACATCTTTATCCTGCACTAAATCTTTCAGGCCTTCTACGTGTAATGCGACTGCTTGGTTTTCAAGCTAGAACATTTAAAGCTACAATTCAATATCTTGATCCACGGTTTGCTCCCTGTCTATATATCAGTGACGACCATCAAAAAGTGTACCTACTAAAAGAAAAAATGGAATCAGGATGGCTAGTCTATAACCCGATTGAAAATCAAGAAATGATTATTGATATTAATGAAACTGGTCGAATTTATATTTTTGAAGAAATAAAAGAAGAACATGATATCTCATCAAAGTCAGTTGATGCTAATTGGTTATCATCATTGCTAAAATTATTTAAAGGCCTTTTCATACAAGTATTTGTCATTGGATTAATACTGAATATGCTTGTTCTTACAACTCCTTTTTTCGTTATGTCTGTATATGACCTTGTAATCTCTACTGCATCTTATTATATGCTTATTGCTTTTGCTATTGGTGCAGTGATTGCCTTTATTGGTATATTTACCCTACAAATTATCCGAGCAAAATTACTCGCTTATATTGGTGCAAAACTTGATCTGTATGTTGGCAATGCCATTATTAAACGTATCTTATCTTTGCCTGCAAGATATACCGAATCAGGCAATGTTGGTGGGCAGTTATCTCGTATTAAAGACTTTGATATGGTGAGAGAGTTTTTTACTGGCCAACTAATGGTTCTATTTCTTGATTTACCATTTGTTATTATCTTTATTATTACCATTGCTGCATTAGCTGGTTATATGGTAATTGTGCCAATTATCACATTATTTGTTTTTGGGCTATTTATTTTAATTATGCGCCCTATCGTACGTAGATCACTTGTTCAAACTGCAAATGCCACATCTCAGTACCATCAATTTCTTCTTGAAGCATTAACAAACCTTAGAACCGTAAAATATAGTGCAGCTCAAAAACTCTGGCTGGATCGCTTTAAAACGTTATGTGCTGACAGAGCACAAGTCCAATATAAAATGACAAATATTGATAATTTTATTATCACTATATCAGATGCAATTATGATTCTATCTGCTTTAGGTGTACTTACATTTGGCGCTATCTTAATTCTTACACAATCAATTACAATTGGTGGAATGATCGCTAGTATGATTTTAGTATGGCGTATTATTATTCCACTAAAATCACTTTTTGTAACATTTGCAAAACTTGACCAGATTAAACTAAGCTTCCACCAAATTAATAATCTAATGAGAATACCACCTGAGAAATCACAATCAGTTTATTTTTCCAAATTAAATTATCTTAAAGGTCGTATCACGCTTCATAATATAAGCCTTAGATATCCGGGACAACCTGATCATGCGTTAGTTAATATATCTGCTGAAATTCCACCTGGCAAAATGTTAGGTATTACTGGCAAAAGTGGTTCAGGAAAATCAACTTTATTAAAAGCTATCTTAAAACTCTACCCACTGCAAAATGGTAGGATTTTACTTGATGGACGTAATATTGAGCAAATTGACCCAGATGAATTACGTCAAACAATCAGCTATATCCCTCAAAAGACAATGCTATTTTATGGTACGATTGAACAAAATTTACGTTTAGTTAATCCAGTCGTTAGTGATGAAAAAATCTGGAATACATTAGAAGACGTTGGCCTTAAAACAGAAATAGAAAATCTACCAAAAGGTATAGAAACACCAATTAAAGATCACTCCCAAGTGCTTTCAGGTAGCTTTCAACAACGCCTTAATATTGCCAGAGCATTATTAAAAAATTCAAAAATACTACTAATCAATGATGCATCTGATGCATTAGATATGACAAATGATGAACTTTTTATTGATTTACTTAGAAAACTAAAAAACAAAGTAACCGTCATTTTAATTTCACAAAGGCCATCTCACCTATTAGTAACTGACCAAGTTATGATTCTTGATCAAGGTAAAATGGTCGCTGGAGGTAAATCTGAAGACATGATCAAACTAATTATTCAAGGCTTAAAAAAATGA
- a CDS encoding DUF547 domain-containing protein: protein MNLINYGFQKFKFTLIICLSIFIISNNSFAAPKKELLNHWVSFDPLSKADIQYPIWQHFLNQYLIEKPHQTLINYKKITPNDKKLLSDAIKRLESIKIYQYNRNEQLAYWINLYNMETIYLILEHYPVKSIKDISSGFFSFGPWDMELLTVDGKKLSLNNIEHGIIRAIYNDPRIHAAVNCASISCPNLDAKTYQGNTIDQQLNQAFKAFVNSPKGVSIKNNKLYLSEIFNWYGIDFGDSKKNILRFIKLYANPELKNKLQAFNDFEFMSYNWNLNEVK, encoded by the coding sequence ATGAATCTAATTAATTATGGTTTTCAAAAATTCAAATTTACTTTAATTATATGTCTTTCGATTTTCATTATTTCTAATAACAGTTTTGCTGCACCTAAAAAAGAATTACTTAACCATTGGGTATCATTTGACCCTTTATCAAAAGCTGATATACAGTACCCTATTTGGCAACACTTTCTTAATCAATATTTAATAGAAAAACCTCATCAAACACTAATTAATTATAAAAAAATAACACCAAATGATAAAAAATTATTATCTGATGCAATCAAGCGCCTCGAGAGTATTAAAATATATCAGTATAACCGTAATGAGCAACTTGCTTACTGGATTAATTTATACAATATGGAAACGATTTATTTAATTCTTGAACATTACCCAGTTAAATCAATTAAAGATATATCGAGTGGTTTTTTCTCATTTGGCCCATGGGATATGGAATTATTAACCGTTGATGGCAAAAAATTATCTTTAAATAATATCGAGCATGGTATTATTCGAGCCATTTACAATGACCCAAGAATTCATGCAGCAGTTAACTGTGCATCAATTAGTTGCCCTAATTTAGATGCAAAAACATATCAAGGCAATACAATTGATCAACAATTAAATCAAGCGTTTAAAGCTTTTGTTAATTCACCTAAAGGTGTTTCCATTAAAAATAATAAACTTTATCTATCTGAAATATTTAATTGGTATGGCATTGACTTTGGAGATTCTAAAAAAAATATTTTAAGATTTATTAAACTTTATGCCAACCCTGAACTTAAAAATAAATTACAAGCATTTAATGACTTTGAATTTATGTCATACAACTGGAATTTAAACGAAGTTAAATAA
- the dnaJ gene encoding molecular chaperone DnaJ: MATRDYYEILGVSKGASEAEIKKSFRRLAMKYHPDRNKENLEEAENKFKEAKEAYEILSDPQKRSAYDQFGHAGVDPSQMGGGGFGGFSSGNFDDIFGDIFGDIFGGSRSRSRGGARQPQSGNDLRYTLDITLEEAVHGANKKIRIPTVIECKRCHGSGSKNNGGMTTCNTCGGAGAVRMSQGIFSVQQTCPNCHGRGQVIKDPCNSCYGQGRVQDTKTLSVKIPSGVDTGDRIRLTGEGEAGEKGAPAGDLYVQVRVKEHAIFTREGNDLYCDVPVDMVMAAIGGSIEVPTIDGRVTLKVPAESQNGKLFRLRGKGVKPLRGGSMGDLFCRINVEIPVNLNHEQKDLLHQLSESLKDGKHKHSPKSKSWFDNVKSFFEDIRK; encoded by the coding sequence ATGGCAACAAGAGATTATTACGAAATATTAGGTGTTTCAAAAGGGGCAAGTGAGGCTGAGATTAAAAAATCATTTCGTCGTCTTGCAATGAAATATCATCCAGATCGTAACAAAGAAAATTTAGAAGAGGCTGAAAATAAGTTTAAAGAAGCTAAAGAGGCTTATGAAATTCTAAGTGATCCACAAAAACGTTCTGCTTATGATCAGTTTGGTCATGCAGGTGTTGATCCAAGTCAAATGGGTGGCGGTGGATTTGGTGGCTTTTCTAGTGGTAATTTTGATGATATCTTTGGTGATATTTTTGGTGATATCTTTGGTGGTAGCCGTTCTCGCTCAAGGGGTGGCGCGCGTCAACCACAATCAGGAAATGATTTGCGTTATACGTTAGATATCACTTTAGAAGAAGCAGTTCATGGAGCCAATAAAAAAATACGTATACCAACGGTTATTGAGTGTAAACGTTGTCATGGTAGTGGCTCAAAAAATAATGGCGGTATGACAACTTGTAATACCTGTGGTGGTGCAGGTGCAGTTAGAATGTCGCAAGGTATTTTTTCAGTTCAGCAAACTTGTCCTAATTGCCATGGGCGTGGTCAGGTAATTAAAGATCCTTGTAATAGTTGTTATGGTCAAGGCAGAGTCCAGGATACAAAAACATTGTCAGTTAAAATCCCAAGTGGTGTCGATACGGGTGATCGTATTAGGTTGACAGGTGAAGGTGAAGCTGGTGAAAAAGGTGCTCCTGCAGGTGATTTATATGTTCAAGTACGTGTTAAAGAACATGCAATCTTTACGCGTGAAGGCAATGATCTTTACTGTGATGTTCCTGTTGATATGGTCATGGCTGCGATTGGTGGCTCTATTGAAGTACCAACCATTGATGGGCGAGTTACTTTAAAAGTTCCTGCTGAATCACAAAATGGTAAATTATTTCGATTACGAGGCAAGGGAGTCAAACCATTGCGCGGTGGTTCAATGGGTGATTTATTTTGTAGGATTAATGTTGAAATTCCAGTCAATTTAAATCATGAACAAAAAGATTTATTGCATCAATTATCTGAGTCTTTAAAAGATGGTAAGCATAAACATTCACCTAAATCAAAAAGTTGGTTTGACAATGTAAAATCTTTTTTTGAAGATATAAGAAAGTAG